The following proteins are co-located in the Colletotrichum lupini chromosome 4, complete sequence genome:
- a CDS encoding NADP oxidoreductase coenzyme F420-dependent codes for MAPALESSKIAFIGGGNMAAAIIGGLVAKGIDKQNVNVSEPWDVNREKMAALGVKTTTSNAEAFVGADIAILAVKPQVAKGVCNELSKAVSGQEKVPVVVSIAAGITLEALQKWLALDDGRSPHVVRVMPNTPALVGEGASGLFAGSDVTEDEKKLTESLMASVSKATEWVDKEELIDVVTGLSGSGPAYFFAMVEHLISSAVGLGLSPEQAKRLATQTCLGAGKMLVESPEEPSQLRKNVTSPNGTTHAALQSFEASGFQEIVNKAVKAAADRGEELGKTLGNQ; via the exons ATGGCACCTGCTTTGGAGTCCAGCAAGATCGCCTTCATCG GCGGCGGCAACATGGCCGCAGCGATCATCGGAGGCCTGGTCGCAAAGGGCATCGACAAGCAAAACGTCAACGTCTCGGAGCCCTGGGATGTGAACCGTGAAAAGATGGCCGCTCTCGGCGTCAAGACCACCACATCCAACGCTGAGGCCTTTGTCGGCGCCGACATTGCCATCCTGGCAGTGAAGCCCCAGGTTGCAAAGGGCGTCTGCAACGAGCTCAGCAAGGCCGTCTCGGGCCAGGAGAAGGTGCCTGTAGTCGTCTCAATCGCCGCTGGTATCACCCTCGAGGCCCTGCAGAAGTGGCTGGCGCTCGACGACGGTCGGTCCCCGCACGTCGTGCGTGTCATGCCCAACACCCCTGCCCTAGTGGGCGAGGGCGCATCTGGTCTGTTCGCGGGCAGCGACGTGACCGAAGACGAGAAGAAGTTGACCGAGTCTCTCATGGCGAGCGTCAGTAAGGCGACGGAGTGGGTTGACAAGGAGGAGCTAATTGACGTTGTCACAGGCTTATCAG GATCTGGCCCTGCATACTTCTTCGCCATGGTCGAGCATCTCATTTCCAGCGCCGTTGGCCTTGGCCTCTCCCCCGAGCAGGCGAAGCGCTTGGCCACCCAGACCTGTCTCGGTGCCGGCAAGATGCTCGTCGAGTCCCCCGAGGAGCCCAGTCAGCTTCGCAAGAATGTCACCAGCCCCAACGGCACCACACATGCTGCTCTTCAGAGCTTCGAGGCATCCGGCTTCCAGGAGATTGTCAACAAGGCTGTCAAGGCTGCAGCGGATCGCGGTGAGGAGCTCGGAAAGACTCTGGGCAACCAATAA
- a CDS encoding phosphotransferase enzyme family protein yields the protein MAVASEISPIREHYISQLTPFDKFLASLGKTARPTDFQLVDFADLEILGSLPGKTGARIVTKKASGLTPQGTFVFKGMDFDQYKRDSKDFKEHQEKTLLHEIRTLCTLPPHPNIMPCPKVLVVVQDGDEKYRICGFLQPVMSKDSVDEQVMRANRAGHRLPLGLKAKWCYQMALAIQHTHQVAESFHMDLKPGNILVDDYNDLRLIDWEQSGFSMFTHPPEVTIDQEAEESSVSTGANGKPVVIYTPHTGAPRRNQKWGFPDWNVLPEWKTTCPRAAELAEVFSLGRTMWMLLEQVEQSPDPTVWTAMAMDVPKEWQDLVMWCVERDPNNRPELNEVVEFWRKQLC from the coding sequence ATGGCCGTCGCAAGCGAGATCTCTCCCATCAGGGAACACTACATCAGCCAACTCACACCTTTCGACAAGTTCCTTGCAAGCCTCGGCAAAACCGCTCGCCCGACAGACTTCCAGCTTGTGGATTTCGCCGACCTCGAAATTCTCGGGTCCCTCCCCGGCAAGACGGGAGCAAGGATTGTCACTAAGAAAGCCTCCGGCCTTACCCCACAGGGCACCTTCGTCTTCAAGGGGATGGACTTTGACCAGTACAAGCGAGACAGCAAAGACTTTAAGGAACACCAAGAAAAGACCCTTCTCCACGAGATCCGCACCTTGTGCACCCTACCGCCCCACCCGAACATCATGCCCTGCCCCAAGGTTCTCGTCGTCGTGCAGGACGGGGACGAGAAGTACCGCATCTGCGGCTTCCTTCAACCGGTCATGAGCAAAGACTCGGTGGACGAGCAGGTCATGCGCGCCAATAGAGCCGGACACCGTCTCCCACTAGGTCTCAAGGCCAAGTGGTGCTACCAGATGGCCCTCGCGATCCAGCATACCCACCAGGTCGCCGAGAGCTTCCACATGGACCTGAAACCCGGCAACATCCTCGTCGACGACTACAACGACCTCCGACTCATCGACTGGGAGCAGAGCGGGTTCTCTATGTTTACGCATCCACCCGAGGTAACCATCGACCAAGAGGCCGAAGAGTCGTCCGTTTCCACCGGCGCGAACGGTAAGCCGGTGGTCATTTATACCCCCCACACCGGCGCGCCGCGGAGAAATCAGAAGTGGGGATTTCCGGACTGGAACGTCCTTCCGGAGTGGAAGACGACGTGCCCCCGGGCCGCAGAGCTGGCGGAGGTGTTCAGTCTGGGCAGGACGATGTGGATGCTGCTCGAGCAGGTTGAGCAATCCCCCGACCCTACGGTATGGACGGCGATGGCGATGGACGTCCCGAAGGAGTGGCAAGACTTGGTCATGTGGTGTGTTGAGAGGGACCCTAACAACCGGCCTGAGTTGAACGAGGTGGTTGAATTTTGGCGCAAGCAATTGTGCTAG
- a CDS encoding LSM domain-containing protein, translating into MTSTIGIPIKLLNEAQGHIVTLEITSGQTYRGKLLEAEDNMNVQLKDITVTARDGRVSHLDQVYIRGSHVRFFIVPDMLRNAPMFRSRNVRGRGVGMARGRATVSRARASGRGGR; encoded by the exons ATGACGTCCACAATTGGCATTCCCATCAAGCTCCTCAACGAGGCACAG GGCCACATCGTCACCCTCGAAATCACATCAGGTCAAACCTACCGCGGCAAGCTCCTCGAAG CCGAAGACAACATGAACGTCCAGCTCAAAGACATCACCGTCACCGCCCGCGACGGCCGCGTCTCCCACCTCGACCAGGTCTACATCCGCGGCTCCCACGTCCGCTTCTTCATCGTCCCGGACATGCTGCGCAACGCGCCCATGTTCCGCTCCCGCAACGTCCGCGGCCGCGGTGTCGGTATGGCGCGTGGTCGCGCGACCGTGAGCAGGGCGAGGGCCAGCGGGCGCGGAGGACGCTAG